A window of the Cicer arietinum cultivar CDC Frontier isolate Library 1 chromosome 6, Cicar.CDCFrontier_v2.0, whole genome shotgun sequence genome harbors these coding sequences:
- the LOC101495252 gene encoding uncharacterized protein, with product MAVLPLVKLGTLVLKTACKPIANRLKKQAGYHPKFRNFIISIAQANHRFTTRMQRRIYGQATDVAIRPLNEEKAVQAAADLAGELFVFTVAGVAVIFEVQRSSRSDARKEELRRQEIQAIKTRSEELGREIELLAQKLEELEQLARGRGLAGILNFRHAHAGEDKKSKSN from the exons ATGGCAGTGCTACCTCTAGTGAAACTGGGAACGCTGGTTTTGAAAACAGCGTGCAAACCCATCGCCAATAGATTGAAGAAACAAGCTGGATACCACCCTAAGTTCCGCAATTTCATCATCAGCATTGCTCAGGCCAATCACAGGTTTACGACCAGAATGCAGAGACGTATTTATGGTCAAGCTACTGATGTCGCCATACGCCCTCTCAATGAGGAGAAGGCTGTCCAAGCTGCTGCTGATCTCGCTGGAGAGCTCTTTGTTTTCACT gTTGCAGGAGTTGCTGTAATCTTTGAGGTTCAAAGAAGTTCTAGATCAGACGCAAGAAAGGAAGAACTACGCAGACAGGAAATACAG GCAATAAAGACTAGGAGTGAAGAATTGGGCAGAGAAATTGAACTTCTTGCACAAAAGCTTGAAGAGCTGGAACAACTTGCTAGAGGACGAGGACTTGCCGGAATTCTCAACTTCAGACATGCCCATGCTGGTGaagataaaaaatcaaaatctaatTGA
- the LOC101497544 gene encoding probable O-methyltransferase 3 → MAQSEEHATKLLQAQTQVFNQIFSFINSMSLKCAIELSIPDIIHNYGQPIPLSQLISSLPIHPSKSGDIDRLMRVLTHSNFFIVTKNELEVMYELTDASRLLLKDHPFSMTSMLHVILGPIMSKPWHQLSNWYKNEDPSPFYTENNGIEFWDYAGHDPEFNHLFNEAMACETRMASTVVMGKCKGVFQGLESLVDVGGGIGTMSKAIAKSFPNIECIVFDLPHVVDGLQGSENFKYVAGDMFESIPPTQSILLKGVLHDWNDEECLKILKKCKEAIKSKGKEGKVIIIDAVMGNEKADNESFEAQLFYDLEMMVLVNGKERNEKEWSKLFFSAGFNNYKITHGLGFKSLIEVFP, encoded by the exons ATGGCCCAAAGTGAAGAGCATGCTACAAAACTTCTTCAAGCTCAAACTCAAGTATTCAATCAAATTTTCAGTTTCATAAACTCAATGTCCCTTAAATGTGCAATTGAATTATCCATACCAGATATCATACACAACTATGGCCAACCCATCCCACTCTCACAACTCATTTCTTCATTACCAATCCACCCTTCTAAATCCGGCGACATCGATCGCTTGATGCGAGTCTTAACTCATTCTAATTTCTTCATTGTCACTAAAAATGAACTAGAAGTAATGTATGAACTCACTGATGCATCTAGATTATTGCTTAAGGACCATCCCTTTAGTATGACATCAATGTTACATGTTATACTTGGTCCAATTATGAGTAAACCATGGCATCAACTTTCTAATTGGTACAAAAATGAAGACCCTTCACCTTTTTACACTGAAAATAATGGGATTGAGTTTTGGGATTATGCTGGCCATGATCCTGAATTCAATCACTTGTTTAATGAAGCTATGGCTTGTGAAACTAGAATGGCTTCTACTGTGGTGATGGGGAAATGTAAAGGGGTGTTTCAGGGTTTGGAATCATTGGTTGATGTTGGAGGAGGCATAGGGACTATGTCTAAGGCCATTGCTAAGTCATTTCCAAACATTGAGTGTATTGTATTTGATCTCCCACATGTTGTTGATGGATTGCAAGGAAGTGAAAACTTCAAATATGTTGCAGGTGACATGTTTGAGTCAATTCCTCCTACCCAATCAATTTTACTCAAG GGTGTATTACATGACTGGAATGATGAAGAATGTTTGAAAATACTAAAGAAATGCAAGGAGGCAATCAAGAGCAAAGGTAAAGAAGGGAAAGTGATAATCATAGACGCAGTGATGGGGAATGAGAAAGCAGACAACGAATCATTTGAAGCACAATTGTTCTATGATTTGGAGATGATGGTGTTGGTTAATGGAAAAGAGAGAAATGAGAAGGAATGGTCTAAGTTGTTTTTCTCTGCTGGTTTCAATAACTACAAGATAACTCATGGTCTTGGTTTTAAGTCTCTCATCGAGGTTTTTCCATAG
- the LOC101495573 gene encoding MLO-like protein 6 isoform X2, translating to MLATEQGRNIISNGLIEIKKNMAVKGEQRSLEDTPTWAVSVCSFFVLIVSLIIEAGLHKLTEHLKKKKRISMGKALAKTKTVPISKICINKDVANSFLPCNDSMESEYQFINYCEAKGKVSLLSSDGILQLNIFISFLAVFHILFCTFTMCLGKAKMRRWKKWEDETQTLEYQIDNDSRRFQYISQTLGGKRHLKLWNNYSPLLWMVCFMRQFYNSVSKDDYFALRNGFIVANISMGSNFNFNFKKFLSRTFDEDFEKVVGIRFWIWFFSILLIFLSAHEFYNYYWLPFIPLVVALLAGTKLQMIITNMHLDSCKQSPVIKGTILVRPSDEYFWFHRPEWLLHIIKLILIQNSFQLAFFTWTWYEFGPRSCFNREKADIAIRIALGLAVQLLCGYVTLPLYTLVTQMGSNMRKEIFTERVVEGLKSWQKKAKRSLSKNNSTCSRHTVSASLHSKASENSVKESSESMHNKVDDNENMQSITVVTGSGEEEEINIATNSSVEQEMIIPTEEHNAKIITRGIYDGEISFGSSWKNVGSSRSIREIVSIAEEEEENEDEDVTVTNYHI from the exons atgTTAGCTACTGAGCAGGGGAGAAACATAATTAGCAACggtttaattgaaattaagaagAACATGGCTGTTAAAGGAGAACAAAGATCTCTTGAAGATACACCAACATGGGCTGTCTCAGTTTGTAGTTTCTTTGTTCTAATTGTATCTTTGATCATTGAAGCTGGACTCCACAAATTGACTGag CAtctaaagaaaaagaaaagaatatccATGGGGAAGGCTTTGGCTAAAACTAAAACAG TGCCAATATCCAAAATCTGTATCAACAAGGATGTGGCGAATTCTTTCCTACCATGTAATGATTCTATGGAGTCGGAATATCAGTTCATCAATTATTGTGAAGCAAAG GGCAAGGTTAGTCTTCTTTCAAGTGATGGAATTCTGCAGCTAAATATCTTCATATCCTTTTTGGCAGTGTTTCATATACTTTTTTGCACATTCACGATGTGCCTTGGAAAGGCCAAG ATGAGAAGATGGAAAAAATGGGAGGACGAGACTCAAACACTCGAATATCAGATAGATAATG ATTCAAGAAGATTCCAGTATATAAGTCAAACATTGGGTGGCAAGCGTCATTTGAAATTATGGAATAACTATTCTCCGTTGCTGTGGATG GTGTGTTTTATGCGGCAGTTCTATAATTCAGTCTCAAAAGATGATTACTTTGCTCTACGAAATGGGTTCATTGTA GCAAATATTTCAATGGGAagcaatttcaatttcaattttaagaaatttcttTCCCGTACTTTTGACGAAGATTTTGAGAAGGTCGTTGGAATCAG ATTTTGGATATGGTTTTTCTCCATACTTCTCATATTCCTTAGTGCACATG AGTTTTATAACTACTACTGGCTTCCATTTATTCCACTTGTG GTTGCTCTCCTTGCGGGGACTAAACTGCAAATGATAATAACGAATATGCATCTTGATAGTTGCAAGCAAAGCCCAGTGATCAAAGGAACCATACTTGTAAGACCAAGTGATGAATATTTCTGGTTTCATCGACCCGAATGGCTTCTCcatataatcaaattaatcCTTATACAA AATTCCTTTCAACTTGCATTTTTCACCTGGACTTGG TATGAATTTGGTCCAAGGTCTTGCTTCAATAGAGAAAAAGCAGACATTGCCATAAGGATTGCATTGGGTTTAGCTGTACAGCTACTATGTGGTTATGTTACTCTGCCCCTTTATACACTTGTCACTCAG ATGGGGTCTAACATGAGGAAGGAAATTTTCACGGAGCGTGTTGTTGAAGGTCTAAAAAGTTGGCAAAAAAAGGCTAAGAGATCACTTTCGAAAAACAACTCAACTTGTAGCAGACACACAGTTTCAGCTTCTTTACATTCAAAAGCAAGTGAGAATTCAGTAAAAGAGTCTTCAGAGAGTATGCACAATAAGGTTGATGATAATGAAAACATGCAATCAATAACAGTGGTCACAGGAAGTGGAGAGGAAGAAGAGATAAATATTGCAACTAATAGTAGTGTTGAGCAAGAGATGATAATACCAACTGAGGAACATAATGCTAAGATCATCACCAGAGGAATCTATGACGGTGAGATCTCATTTGGAAGCAGTTGGAAGAATGTTGGTAGTAGCAGGAGCATAAGGGAAATTGTTTCAATagctgaagaagaagaagaaaatgaagatgaagatgtcACTGTCACAAATTACCACATTTGA
- the LOC101495573 gene encoding MLO-like protein 6 isoform X3 has translation MLATEQGRNIISNGLIEIKKNMAVKGEQRSLEDTPTWAVSVCSFFVLIVSLIIEAGLHKLTEHLKKKKRISMGKALAKTKTEMMKFGFVSLLLTISQVPISKICINKDVANSFLPCNDSMESEYQFINYCEAKGKVSLLSSDGILQLNIFISFLAVFHILFCTFTMCLGKAKMRRWKKWEDETQTLEYQIDNDSRRFQYISQTLGGKRHLKLWNNYSPLLWMANISMGSNFNFNFKKFLSRTFDEDFEKVVGIRFWIWFFSILLIFLSAHEFYNYYWLPFIPLVVALLAGTKLQMIITNMHLDSCKQSPVIKGTILVRPSDEYFWFHRPEWLLHIIKLILIQNSFQLAFFTWTWYEFGPRSCFNREKADIAIRIALGLAVQLLCGYVTLPLYTLVTQMGSNMRKEIFTERVVEGLKSWQKKAKRSLSKNNSTCSRHTVSASLHSKASENSVKESSESMHNKVDDNENMQSITVVTGSGEEEEINIATNSSVEQEMIIPTEEHNAKIITRGIYDGEISFGSSWKNVGSSRSIREIVSIAEEEEENEDEDVTVTNYHI, from the exons atgTTAGCTACTGAGCAGGGGAGAAACATAATTAGCAACggtttaattgaaattaagaagAACATGGCTGTTAAAGGAGAACAAAGATCTCTTGAAGATACACCAACATGGGCTGTCTCAGTTTGTAGTTTCTTTGTTCTAATTGTATCTTTGATCATTGAAGCTGGACTCCACAAATTGACTGag CAtctaaagaaaaagaaaagaatatccATGGGGAAGGCTTTGGCTAAAACTAAAACAG aaatgatgaaattcggttTCGTGTCACTTCTTCTGACAATATCGCAAGTGCCAATATCCAAAATCTGTATCAACAAGGATGTGGCGAATTCTTTCCTACCATGTAATGATTCTATGGAGTCGGAATATCAGTTCATCAATTATTGTGAAGCAAAG GGCAAGGTTAGTCTTCTTTCAAGTGATGGAATTCTGCAGCTAAATATCTTCATATCCTTTTTGGCAGTGTTTCATATACTTTTTTGCACATTCACGATGTGCCTTGGAAAGGCCAAG ATGAGAAGATGGAAAAAATGGGAGGACGAGACTCAAACACTCGAATATCAGATAGATAATG ATTCAAGAAGATTCCAGTATATAAGTCAAACATTGGGTGGCAAGCGTCATTTGAAATTATGGAATAACTATTCTCCGTTGCTGTGGATG GCAAATATTTCAATGGGAagcaatttcaatttcaattttaagaaatttcttTCCCGTACTTTTGACGAAGATTTTGAGAAGGTCGTTGGAATCAG ATTTTGGATATGGTTTTTCTCCATACTTCTCATATTCCTTAGTGCACATG AGTTTTATAACTACTACTGGCTTCCATTTATTCCACTTGTG GTTGCTCTCCTTGCGGGGACTAAACTGCAAATGATAATAACGAATATGCATCTTGATAGTTGCAAGCAAAGCCCAGTGATCAAAGGAACCATACTTGTAAGACCAAGTGATGAATATTTCTGGTTTCATCGACCCGAATGGCTTCTCcatataatcaaattaatcCTTATACAA AATTCCTTTCAACTTGCATTTTTCACCTGGACTTGG TATGAATTTGGTCCAAGGTCTTGCTTCAATAGAGAAAAAGCAGACATTGCCATAAGGATTGCATTGGGTTTAGCTGTACAGCTACTATGTGGTTATGTTACTCTGCCCCTTTATACACTTGTCACTCAG ATGGGGTCTAACATGAGGAAGGAAATTTTCACGGAGCGTGTTGTTGAAGGTCTAAAAAGTTGGCAAAAAAAGGCTAAGAGATCACTTTCGAAAAACAACTCAACTTGTAGCAGACACACAGTTTCAGCTTCTTTACATTCAAAAGCAAGTGAGAATTCAGTAAAAGAGTCTTCAGAGAGTATGCACAATAAGGTTGATGATAATGAAAACATGCAATCAATAACAGTGGTCACAGGAAGTGGAGAGGAAGAAGAGATAAATATTGCAACTAATAGTAGTGTTGAGCAAGAGATGATAATACCAACTGAGGAACATAATGCTAAGATCATCACCAGAGGAATCTATGACGGTGAGATCTCATTTGGAAGCAGTTGGAAGAATGTTGGTAGTAGCAGGAGCATAAGGGAAATTGTTTCAATagctgaagaagaagaagaaaatgaagatgaagatgtcACTGTCACAAATTACCACATTTGA
- the LOC101495573 gene encoding MLO-like protein 6 isoform X1, protein MLATEQGRNIISNGLIEIKKNMAVKGEQRSLEDTPTWAVSVCSFFVLIVSLIIEAGLHKLTEHLKKKKRISMGKALAKTKTEMMKFGFVSLLLTISQVPISKICINKDVANSFLPCNDSMESEYQFINYCEAKGKVSLLSSDGILQLNIFISFLAVFHILFCTFTMCLGKAKMRRWKKWEDETQTLEYQIDNDSRRFQYISQTLGGKRHLKLWNNYSPLLWMVCFMRQFYNSVSKDDYFALRNGFIVANISMGSNFNFNFKKFLSRTFDEDFEKVVGIRFWIWFFSILLIFLSAHEFYNYYWLPFIPLVVALLAGTKLQMIITNMHLDSCKQSPVIKGTILVRPSDEYFWFHRPEWLLHIIKLILIQNSFQLAFFTWTWYEFGPRSCFNREKADIAIRIALGLAVQLLCGYVTLPLYTLVTQMGSNMRKEIFTERVVEGLKSWQKKAKRSLSKNNSTCSRHTVSASLHSKASENSVKESSESMHNKVDDNENMQSITVVTGSGEEEEINIATNSSVEQEMIIPTEEHNAKIITRGIYDGEISFGSSWKNVGSSRSIREIVSIAEEEEENEDEDVTVTNYHI, encoded by the exons atgTTAGCTACTGAGCAGGGGAGAAACATAATTAGCAACggtttaattgaaattaagaagAACATGGCTGTTAAAGGAGAACAAAGATCTCTTGAAGATACACCAACATGGGCTGTCTCAGTTTGTAGTTTCTTTGTTCTAATTGTATCTTTGATCATTGAAGCTGGACTCCACAAATTGACTGag CAtctaaagaaaaagaaaagaatatccATGGGGAAGGCTTTGGCTAAAACTAAAACAG aaatgatgaaattcggttTCGTGTCACTTCTTCTGACAATATCGCAAGTGCCAATATCCAAAATCTGTATCAACAAGGATGTGGCGAATTCTTTCCTACCATGTAATGATTCTATGGAGTCGGAATATCAGTTCATCAATTATTGTGAAGCAAAG GGCAAGGTTAGTCTTCTTTCAAGTGATGGAATTCTGCAGCTAAATATCTTCATATCCTTTTTGGCAGTGTTTCATATACTTTTTTGCACATTCACGATGTGCCTTGGAAAGGCCAAG ATGAGAAGATGGAAAAAATGGGAGGACGAGACTCAAACACTCGAATATCAGATAGATAATG ATTCAAGAAGATTCCAGTATATAAGTCAAACATTGGGTGGCAAGCGTCATTTGAAATTATGGAATAACTATTCTCCGTTGCTGTGGATG GTGTGTTTTATGCGGCAGTTCTATAATTCAGTCTCAAAAGATGATTACTTTGCTCTACGAAATGGGTTCATTGTA GCAAATATTTCAATGGGAagcaatttcaatttcaattttaagaaatttcttTCCCGTACTTTTGACGAAGATTTTGAGAAGGTCGTTGGAATCAG ATTTTGGATATGGTTTTTCTCCATACTTCTCATATTCCTTAGTGCACATG AGTTTTATAACTACTACTGGCTTCCATTTATTCCACTTGTG GTTGCTCTCCTTGCGGGGACTAAACTGCAAATGATAATAACGAATATGCATCTTGATAGTTGCAAGCAAAGCCCAGTGATCAAAGGAACCATACTTGTAAGACCAAGTGATGAATATTTCTGGTTTCATCGACCCGAATGGCTTCTCcatataatcaaattaatcCTTATACAA AATTCCTTTCAACTTGCATTTTTCACCTGGACTTGG TATGAATTTGGTCCAAGGTCTTGCTTCAATAGAGAAAAAGCAGACATTGCCATAAGGATTGCATTGGGTTTAGCTGTACAGCTACTATGTGGTTATGTTACTCTGCCCCTTTATACACTTGTCACTCAG ATGGGGTCTAACATGAGGAAGGAAATTTTCACGGAGCGTGTTGTTGAAGGTCTAAAAAGTTGGCAAAAAAAGGCTAAGAGATCACTTTCGAAAAACAACTCAACTTGTAGCAGACACACAGTTTCAGCTTCTTTACATTCAAAAGCAAGTGAGAATTCAGTAAAAGAGTCTTCAGAGAGTATGCACAATAAGGTTGATGATAATGAAAACATGCAATCAATAACAGTGGTCACAGGAAGTGGAGAGGAAGAAGAGATAAATATTGCAACTAATAGTAGTGTTGAGCAAGAGATGATAATACCAACTGAGGAACATAATGCTAAGATCATCACCAGAGGAATCTATGACGGTGAGATCTCATTTGGAAGCAGTTGGAAGAATGTTGGTAGTAGCAGGAGCATAAGGGAAATTGTTTCAATagctgaagaagaagaagaaaatgaagatgaagatgtcACTGTCACAAATTACCACATTTGA
- the LOC101495901 gene encoding glutaredoxin-C9-like, with protein sequence MQQAIPYRSWTHTSTTHFNVINPHTLTKNKIHNTIDESSHKPSSLERTMVVSMVSDNAIIVFARQGCCMSHVVKRLLLGLGVNPAIHEVEEKDEVDMVRELESIIASDDGKVQFPAVFIGGKLFGGLDRIMATHISGELVPILKQAGALWL encoded by the coding sequence ATGCAACAAGCAATTCCTTATAGGTCATGGACTCACACCTCCACAACTCACTTTAATGTTATCAACCCACACacattaactaaaaataaaatccacaATACAATTGATGAATCGTCGCATAAACCCTCTTCCTTGGAGAGAACAATGGTTGTTAGCATGGTATCAGATAACGCAATTATAGTGTTCGCAAGGCAAGGGTGTTGTATGAGCCATGTCGTGAAACGTTTGCTTCTTGGTCTTGGTGTTAACCCTGCCATACATGAGGTAGAGGAGAAAGATGAAGTGGATATGGTTAGAGAATTGGAATCCATTATTGCAAGTGATGATGGGAAGGTTCAATTTCCAGCAGTGTTTATAGGTGGAAAATTGTTTGGTGGATTGGATCGTATTATGGCCACTCATATTTCTGGTGAATTGGTTCCTATTCTTAAACAAGCAGGGGCTTTATGGCTCTGA
- the LOC101496234 gene encoding uncharacterized protein — MDVKSLAKSKRDHTRQHNKKHHGSHKLKVQSSGPGPNPNDAAKEPFGKQQQVIEKKTNRFRSQGSSALPGNWDRYEEEELDSVPESSTKTLDVVVPKSKGADFRYLVAEAQSNADKTLDDFHELLPWEFGVGLSSILEVRGEGFVSWVGDDNFVVQDKTSANQEASFISLNLHAIAEKLAKVDLSKRLFIESDLIPSELRVEDLTVDIDEEPDEQETTENCELSERMSKELNLDDFVADQFTSCSSGSSSHLSSTPALSNDILIPANNINGEFQQAGSSGKNKAFQPSIDTNFHSNEDTVEKHTTFEAAAAEEELDMLLDSLDETKSSASFPVSLGVSSMDLPQISNKKPVGTRIASITASLDDTLDDLLEETSTLLNPNVLLQSQDEKPVHHSMLSSHSQNKSPVSDDFDSWFDTL; from the exons ATGGACGTAAAGTCTTTGGCAAAATCAAAGAGAGATCACACACGGCAACATAACAAAAAGCATCACGGaagccacaagctcaaagttcaatCTTCAGGCCCAGGCCCAAACCCAAACGACGCTGCAAAGGAGCCATTTGGAAAGCAGCAACAAGTGATCGAGAAGAAAACCAATCGATTTCGGTCTCAGGGTTCTTCTGCGCTTCCCGGTAATTGGGACCGATATGAAGAAGAGGAATTGGATTCTGTCCCTGAAAGTTCAACCAAAACCCTAGATGTTGTCGTTCCCAAAAGTAAAGGCGCTGATTTTCGTTATCTTGTTGCTGAGGCTCAGTCAAATGCAGACAAAACTCTGGACGATTTCCACGAACTTCTTCCTT GGGAATTTGGTGTGGGATTAAGCTCTATACTTGAAGTAAGGGGAGAAGGCTTTGTGTCATGGGTTGGAGATGATAATTTTGTTGTACAAGATAAGACTAGTGCAAATCAGGAG GCATCATTTATTTCCTTGAATTTGCATGCTATTGCTGAAAAGCTTGCAAAAGTTGACTTATCAAAGAGATTATTTATTGAGTCTGACCTGATACCCTCTGAGTTG CGCGTTGAAGACTTGACAGTGGACATTGATGAAGAACCTGATGAACAGGAAACTACAGAGAACTGTGAACTATCTGAGAGGATGTCTAAAGAATTAAATTTAGATGATTTTGTAGCAGATCAGTTTACTTCATGTAGTTCTGGTAGCAGCAGCCATCTTTCTTCTACTCCTGCCCTGTCTAATGACATTCTCATTCCTGCAAACAACATCAATGGTGAATTTCAGCAGGCTGGCAGTTCTGGTAAAAACAAAGCATTTCAACCTAGTATAGATACTAATTTTCATTCCAATGAAGATACAGTCGAGAAACACACAACATTTGAGGCAGCTGCTGCTGAAGAAGAACTGGATATGCTTCTAGATTCACTTGATGAGACCAAGTCCAGTGCCTCCTTTCCTGTTTCATTGGGAGTCTCTTCAATGGATCTTcctcagatttcaaataaaaaGCCGGTTGGAACCAGAATTGCATCAATTACTGCTAGTCTAGATGACACACTTGACGACTTGCTAGAGGAAACATCCACTTTGTTGAACCCAAATGTTCTATTACAGTCACAAGATGAAAAGCCTGTCCACCACAGCATGCTATCTTCGCATTCCCAAAACAAATCACCAGTTTCTGATGATTTTGATTCATGGTTTGATACACTTTGA